The Chitinophagales bacterium genome window below encodes:
- a CDS encoding SDR family oxidoreductase gives MSAFYKNKVVVVTGASSGIGEQMVRMLLAQNAKVALLARSESKMKNIVNSYPNNDTLIIPVDFSLQPDFEAIADKVISHFGKIDILINNAGIAQKSFVQDTSEEVERKVMEVNYFATINITKAFLPYFIKQQHGQIAVVSSILGEIGLPLVAPYCASKHAINGYFNSLRYDIERYNIKVHIVSPGFIKTEITKKSLTGSGEVHNKDSVAQEKGMDAAKCAKGILNCIKNVKMHAYVGGLEVNMPKFARAFPKLFHVLMKKMHKI, from the coding sequence ATGAGTGCTTTTTACAAAAATAAAGTGGTGGTGGTTACAGGTGCATCTTCTGGCATTGGAGAGCAAATGGTGCGTATGTTGTTAGCACAAAATGCTAAGGTTGCATTATTAGCCAGAAGCGAAAGCAAAATGAAAAACATAGTAAATTCATATCCTAATAATGATACACTTATTATTCCGGTAGATTTTTCATTACAACCTGATTTTGAAGCTATTGCAGATAAAGTGATAAGCCATTTTGGCAAAATTGATATTTTAATTAACAATGCAGGTATAGCTCAAAAATCTTTTGTGCAAGACACATCTGAAGAAGTTGAAAGAAAGGTTATGGAAGTCAATTATTTTGCTACCATTAATATTACTAAAGCATTTTTGCCTTATTTTATTAAACAACAGCATGGACAAATAGCCGTAGTAAGTAGTATTTTAGGCGAAATAGGCTTGCCATTAGTAGCTCCTTATTGTGCTTCTAAGCACGCTATTAATGGATATTTCAATAGCCTTAGATACGATATAGAAAGATACAACATAAAAGTTCACATAGTTTCTCCCGGCTTTATAAAAACAGAAATAACAAAAAAATCTTTAACTGGCAGTGGCGAAGTACACAATAAAGATAGTGTAGCACAAGAAAAAGGTATGGATGCCGCTAAATGTGCCAAAGGAATTTTAAATTGTATTAAAAATGTAAAAATGCACGCTTATGTGGGTGGATTGGAAGTAAATATGCCTAAATTTGCAAGAGCATTTCCGAAGCTATTTCATGTTTTGATGAAAAAAATGCATAAAATTTAA